The Salminus brasiliensis chromosome 3, fSalBra1.hap2, whole genome shotgun sequence genome contains a region encoding:
- the gja4 gene encoding gap junction protein alpha 4 isoform X1 — MSRGDWGFLERLLVEGQEYSTNVGRVWLTVLFLFRMLVLGTAAESAWDDEQSDFVCNTEQPGCEAVCYDKAFPVSHFRYFVLQVIFVSTPTIFYFGYVALKAGKDQKPAEENVEEQRRRQSDGKSKQSKLEVIKEEDEEEEKQVGTKKKKQEEPPKLKGRMLGAYAVSIALKVVLEVGFIVGLWLLYGFVIPAKYECQRAPCPHTVDCFVSRPTEKTIFTIYTQVIAFISVLLNILELFHLLQLAITHWLEKRYRYQELGSHRKIERTPTELELTEVQAPSYEEKGNLFLPVGNDSYGQSGRNWTESEPYLTADMLPTYSNCIRNNNYRHHSKKPTHSKKPSKTVHKGKHSTDKHYV; from the coding sequence ATGAGCAGAGGTGACTGGGGTTTTCTGGAGCGCCTGCTAGTGGAAGGTCAGGAGTACTCGACAAACGTGGGACGGGTGTGGCTCACTGTGCTCTTTCTCTTCCGTATGCTCGTCTTGGGCACGGCAGCCGAGTCTGCCTGGGATGACGAGCAGTCCGACTTCGTCTGCAACACCGAACAGCCTGGCTGCGAGGCTGTCTGCTATGACAAGGCTTTTCCTGTCTCGCACTTCCGCTACTTCGTTCTCCAGGTCATCTTCGTCTCCACACCtaccattttttattttggctATGTGGCTCTGAAGGCGGGCAAGGACCAGAAGCCAGCAGAGGAGAATGTGGAAGAGCAGCGCAGAAGACAAAGTGATGGAAAATCCAAGCAGAGTAAGCTTGAAGTGATAAAagaagaggatgaggaagaggagaaacaagtgggaacaaagaagaagaagcaggaaGAGCCTCCTAAGCTGAAAGGCAGAATGCTTGGTGCATATGCTGTAAGTATAGCCCTGAAGGTTGTGCTTGAGGTTGGCTTCATCGTTGGTCTTTGGTTGCTCTATGGATTTGTAATTCCAGCTAAATATGAGTGCCAGCGAGCTCCCTGCCCCCACACTGTGGACTGTTTTGTCTCTCGGCCAACTGAGAAGACCATTTTCACTATCTACACTCAAGTCATTGCTTTCATTTCTGTTCTCCTGAACATTCTGGAGTTGTTCCACCTCCTTCAGTTGGCCATCACACACTGGTTGGAGAAGAGATACCGGTACCAGGAGCTAGGGTCACATAGAAAGATTGAACGGACTCCCACTGAACTGGAGCTCACAGAAGTCCAGGCTCCATCATATGAGGAGAAGGGCAATCTTTTTCTTCCTGTGGGAAATGACAGTTATGGGCAGTCTGGCCGCAACTGGACTGAGAGTGAGCCCTACCTAACAGCAGATATGCTTCCAACCTACTCGAACTGTATTAGAAACAACAATTACAGACATCACTCCAAAAAACCCACACACTCCAAAAAACCCAGTAAAACTGTCCATAAAGGGAAGCACTCGACAGACAAACATTATGTATGA
- the gja4 gene encoding gap junction protein alpha 4 isoform X2, translating into MSRGDWGFLERLLVEGQEYSTNVGRVWLTVLFLFRMLVLGTAAESAWDDEQSDFVCNTEQPGCEAVCYDKAFPVSHFRYFVLQVIFVSTPTIFYFGYVALKAGKDQKPAEENVEEQRRRQSDGKSKQSKLEVIKEEDEEEEKQVGTKKKKQEEPPKLKGRMLGAYACRHFQQFTELSLQ; encoded by the exons ATGAGCAGAGGTGACTGGGGTTTTCTGGAGCGCCTGCTAGTGGAAGGTCAGGAGTACTCGACAAACGTGGGACGGGTGTGGCTCACTGTGCTCTTTCTCTTCCGTATGCTCGTCTTGGGCACGGCAGCCGAGTCTGCCTGGGATGACGAGCAGTCCGACTTCGTCTGCAACACCGAACAGCCTGGCTGCGAGGCTGTCTGCTATGACAAGGCTTTTCCTGTCTCGCACTTCCGCTACTTCGTTCTCCAGGTCATCTTCGTCTCCACACCtaccattttttattttggctATGTGGCTCTGAAGGCGGGCAAGGACCAGAAGCCAGCAGAGGAGAATGTGGAAGAGCAGCGCAGAAGACAAAGTGATGGAAAATCCAAGCAGAGTAAGCTTGAAGTGATAAAagaagaggatgaggaagaggagaaacaagtgggaacaaagaagaagaagcaggaaGAGCCTCCTAAGCTGAAAGGCAGAATGCTTGGTGCATATGCT TGTCGTCATTTCCAGCAATTTACTGAACTGTCTCTCCAGTGA